The Palaemon carinicauda isolate YSFRI2023 unplaced genomic scaffold, ASM3689809v2 scaffold203, whole genome shotgun sequence DNA segment AATAGGCGAAATAGAGTAAATCTGTTAAATCGAAAAAGATTTCTTAATTGTACTATATATGGAAAAgaaatttgatatttatttattctacATTTTTGCATAGTAGTGCATTTAgtaactgttttattttttttattccatatgcaAAAATAAGACCAAGATAAATCAGGTTTCTGGATTGCTAaattagtaaaattatatatacatatatgatatataaacatcatatatatgtaatttatgtatatatgtatttataatatatataatatatatatatatatatatatatatatatatatatatatatatatattttatatatatacatatatataaacagtatatatgcatttgtgtatatacacacgctcgtgtatatatatatatatatatatatatatatatatatatatatatatatatatatatatatatatatatatatacatacaaacacacacacacacatatatatatatagtctatatgcatgtaaataaacaaataaatacatttgtgtatatatataatttatatatacatgtgtgtgtatatatatatatatatatatatatatatatttatatatatatatatatatatatatatatatatatatatatatatatatatatagttcaacgTATAGACATATGAGGATACTATTCTCCTATCTTTTCTCGGAAGCAAATAGACATTAGAAAGCCAACGggcacaaacataaaaaaaaagaaacaaaaaaaaaaaaaaacagactcgaTAACCCATGTGCTACAAAAATCTTGAATTAAAATGGCAAGAGCCATCTGGCAACCCTCGCACGTCATAACAATAACAGACGCTAAGAAATTGTTTATCTCCAAACTTTAAACTTCAGTTGCATGACGAAGTCTGGTTAAGTGTGACCTACCACTCGTAAACATGGTGCTATACGTCCCCAATAtgctggttttcttttcatttttactgatttaataaaaataggaataatttcAAATGAATGACGTAATAAACAGGGTCCCAGAGATAATAATTTTTTACCAAAGATGTGATGATTATTATCAATTTCTGGAGGAAAATTACCTGTTTCTAACATATATAGGAACAATTAAAAGGCTTAATCTTATAATGCactggtgtggagagagagagagagagagagagagagagagagagagagagagttgagagaagagagagagaggagagagagaggagagagagagcaacatggatacgagagcaaacgagaggatatctaatattattttttattattattaattgctaagctacaaccctagttggaaatgcaggatgctataagcccaggggccccaacagagaaaaagatATGAGTATGggcaggacagagagagagagagagagatgagagatgagagagagagagagagagagagtagagagagagagagagagagagagcaaactagagaatatctaatatgtaagaaaaagaaatgtagcatgggcaggacatagagagagagagagagagagagagagagagaagagagagagagagagagagagagagagagagagagagagaatctaactgAACTTCAAGATGGCATTACTTAAATATATAATGCAATTACAAGTTTAAAAGGCATAGTGGCATTATTCCTTATAAGAATAATTCGAAACTTTACTAATTTctctttgttattattgttattgttacttgctaagctacaaccctagttggaaaagcaggatgctataagcccaggggccccaacaaggaaaatagcccagtgaggaaaggaaatagggaaaattaaatatttttaagaacagtaacattaaaataaatatttcttttataaactataaaagcttatatAACTATCATCCAAGAAttctaataaattttattattcccCAGGTAATCAAGATGCTTATGCGCTGCCACTGTCTGTACATTACCAACACCACAGAGAACAGAGGACGTCTTGGAAGAGGCTTGCAAATCAGCTGACGGGATGCAGCGAGCCTACTTCTCTCTGGTCATCATTGGTTTCCTGGCCAGCCTCATCAACGTAACCATCCTGCTACGGCTGCAAATCAGGATGAAAAGGCAGCCTTCTCCAACGACCAGCTACCTCCTGTCACTGGCCGTCACCCAGTTCTGTCTATCCGTCTGTTCCATCTTCGGGTCGGCCGTGCAGCATCAGAAGAGGCAAGCTCCTATTGAAGTCTACCACGCGACCGCCTCAGCTGAACCTATATATAACCTCTTCACCTGTTGCAATTCTTTCATCATCTTGGGCCTCTCGGCTGATAGACATCATGCTATATGCTTCCCACATAGTTATTCACCGGCCGTTGGTCAGAGGAGGATGAAATATGCTGTTATCTTCTCGTACGTTGTCGCATCTCTTCTGTACGTCCCGATTTTCCTCTACAAGGTGTACATTTACATCCAGATGAACGACCGCTGGATCATCGAAGAGGAAGCTCTCTCGACCCAGACAGCCTGGAAGGTGTGGTCCATGATCCTGGAAGGGATACATCACTTCATCCCCAGCATAGCCATCGTGATCCTGAACGCCAGGATACTGGCAGTTGCAGTTCGACGGAGCAGGAACAAGGCCCTGTCCCAATCTAGGTCCGTCACGCAAAGCCACAGGGAGAGGCGAACCATATACCTCTTGCTGGCACTCACGGTCAGTTTCCTCCTGACGAACGTCCCCTGTGCATCCCTCAAGGTCCTGTACTCCTGGTGGGGGGATATTTGTTACGTCCATCCAAACCTAGAGGGTGTGAGGAACCTTTTCAACACGATCGAGGTGGTTAGCTACACGTGGGAGTTTTTCCTCTATTTCCTGATGAACCAAGAATACCGCAAAGATCTTTTCAATCTCGTAACTGGCTGCTGTGGACGTTGCAAAACGGTGGATATCAGTGACTCTGTTCAAGATGGAGAGTGACAGAGCGGACTCTAAGGGCCAGGCAATTATTAAAAGGGCCAGGAAATCTTTAAAAAAGCCAGAGTCTTTAAAAAGTCAGGCAATCTTTAAAAAGGGGCAGGAAATCTTTAAAAAGGCCAGTCAGTCTTTAAAGAGTCGGGCAATCTTTAAAAAGGGGCAGGCAATCTTTTAATAAAGGGCCAcgcaatctttgaaataaaggcTTGGCAATCTTTAAAAGGCCAGTCAGTCTTTAAAAAGGCCAGACAGTCTTTAAAAAGTCAGGCAATCTTTTAAAAAAAGGGGCAAGCAATCTTTTTtaaaaaagggccaggcaatctttaaaagggccaggcaatctttaaaagggccaggcaatctttaaAAGGGCCAGGCAGTCTTTTAAAAAATGGCTAAGCAATATTTTAAAAAAAGGCTAGGCAATCTTTTAAAAAAGGGCTAGGCAATCTTTAAAAAAAGGCCAGGCAATCTTTTAataaagggccaggcaatcttttaAATAAAGGCTTTGCAATCTTTAAAAGAAGGGCCAGATAATCATTTacaaaagggccaggcaattttCAAAAGAAGGGCCTGGCAATTTtgaaagaagggccaggcaatcttttaAAAAAAGTAAGTCCAGGCAATTTTTAAATAGAAGGGCTAGGCAATCTTTTAAAAAAGGACTAGGCTATCTTTTAAAAAAAGACCAGGCAATTTTCAAAAGAAGGTCCTGGCAATTTTGAAAGAAAAGCCAGGCAGTCTTTTTAAAATAGCCAGGCAATTTTTAAAAAGGACCGGACAATTTTCAAACGAAGGGCCTGGCAATTTTGAAACAAGGGCTAGGCaatcctttaaaaaaaagaaagtccAGGCAATTCTtaaaagaagggccaggcaatctgtaaaaaaaaaaaaaaaaaagtgtgacctAAACTGAGAACTTGATTGACTTTGGATGTGTAAACATGCTCCTTATTTCCACACTCTTGTTCATAGCTTGAGGGCTAGTTATTTTCAGTTATGCgtaaatacatgaaaaattaaagtaatacttggaaataaatgaaaattaaggtAATACTTGGATATAGATAAAAATTAAGGTAATACATGGAAATAGATGAAAATTAAGGTAATACTTGGAAATAGATGAAAATtaaggtaatattttgaaatagatgaaaattaaagtaacacttggaaataaataaaaattaaggtAATAAGATGAAAATTAAGGTAATactgggaaataaataaaaattaaggtAATACTTGGAAATAGATGAAAATTTAGGTAATACTAGGAAATATATTAAGGTAATacttggaaatatattaaggtaatacttggaaatatattaaggtAATACTTGGAAATGGATGAAAATTAGGGTAATACTTGGAAATAGATGAAAATTAAGGTAATACTtggatatgaataaaaattaaggaaacacttggAAATCTACAGCTATTTCTAGCAGAACAGTGAACTGAACAATCTTAAAACTGAGACACTATCTGAATACTTTCAGACTTATTGAACATTTCAGTAAATCAAATGACATGAAATTGAAATCCACTTTCATGAAATATAATTAGCTTATAATTTTGTTTCTCtgagaataattaaaaataaattatgttcATAGTCATTGGTGATCAATCCATCATAATTATCtatgaattaataatgataacttcTATCAGAAAGTCTGTTTCATGTGTATATAAGTTGTTCATTATATTTATGGTga contains these protein-coding regions:
- the LOC137635957 gene encoding probable G-protein coupled receptor AH9.1, with translation MKRQPSPTTSYLLSLAVTQFCLSVCSIFGSAVQHQKRQAPIEVYHATASAEPIYNLFTCCNSFIILGLSADRHHAICFPHSYSPAVGQRRMKYAVIFSYVVASLLYVPIFLYKVYIYIQMNDRWIIEEEALSTQTAWKVWSMILEGIHHFIPSIAIVILNARILAVAVRRSRNKALSQSRSVTQSHRERRTIYLLLALTVSFLLTNVPCASLKVLYSWWGDICYVHPNLEGVRNLFNTIEVVSYTWEFFLYFLMNQEYRKDLFNLVTGCCGRCKTVDISDSVQDGE